The Saccharothrix violaceirubra genome segment GGAAGCGCGTCGCGTGCGGCGAAGTAGGCCATGTCCACGACGACGTCCCCGGCCCGCGTGATCGCCGACTCCACGGCGTCCACGAACGAGCCGCCCGCCGGGTACGCGCGCAACTCCGACGTGTGGCTGATGAACACCCGCCGAACCGGACCACCCACCGCGCACTCCGATCCCGTGCCGAACCGCTACCGGGTCATCGTGCCCGTCGCGCCACCCGGTCCGTCGAGGATCTGCTCGCGCAGGATGTCCGCGTGCCCGCAGTGCTGGGCCAACTCGCGAAGCACGTGCAGGTAGACCCACCGCAGCGGCAGGGGTCCGCGGCGGTTGCCCGGCAACACGGAGTCCAGGTCCAGGGCCTCGGTCGCCCGACGGGACGCCGCGCACGCGGCCTCGTGCGCGGCACGCACCGACGCGATGGTGTCGTCCTCGGTCAGCTCGAACGACTCGTCGACCGTCGCCGGAATGCCGATCTCGGCACGGGACCGGCCGGTCACCGCCTCGTCGAACCACACCCGTTCCACGAACGCGGCGTGCTTGACCAGACCGAGCAGGGTGGTGCGGGACGCGACGAGCGAGCGGCGGGCCTGCTTCTCGGTGAGGCCGTCGAGGCTGTCGCGCAGGGCCGCGCGGTGCTGGTCGACGAACGCCTCGAACTGGATCTTGAGGGCGCTGTCGACGACCGCGTCCACCGACACCGGATCGGAGTGGGGCATGGCACGAGTATCCGCCGTCAGCACTCCCCCGCCATCGCCTGGCCGAGGTGCTCGGGACTGATCGGCGGTTCGGCCAGCGGATGGGCCGCCGAGGCGCGCAGCCCGTCGAGCATGATCCCCAGGTGCCGCCGCCACAGGTCCGGCCGCACGGCGCCGACGACCTCGACCGTCCGGGCGGTGGACCAGGTCAGGAAGGCCACGTCGCCCAGGGTGAAATCGGCCCGCAGTGCACCGCTGTCCTTCGCGCGGTCGACGATCCGGGTCATGAGTTCGAGGCCGTCGCCCGGCGGACGCCGGGACGCCAGGTCGTTGAACCCCCGGTCGGCGGCCTGCAACTCGCAGATCCGCTCCAGGAAGTGCACGAAGCCTTCCCACGGGTCGGGCATGGTCAAGGCGTGCTCGGCGATCCGCTCGACCGTCTCGACGCGGTCGGCGAAGACGGCGTCCACGAGGTCGGCGCGCTGCGGGAAGCGGTTGTAGAGCGTGCCGATGCTGACCCCGGCCGCGCGGGCGATCTCCTCCAGCGGCACACCGAGCCCGCGCCCGGCGAACAGTCGCCGGGCGGCTTCGACGAGCAGCTCCCGGTTGCGCCGGGCGTCCTTTCGCAGCGGGCTCACCCGGACATCCTAAGGAAGTTGAGGTCACTCTCAAGTTCGGGTACAAGTTGAGTATGACCTCAACTTCTGCCGGGAACACCTTGGCGATCTTCGGCGCGGGCCCCGTCACGGGCCTGTCGCTCGCCCGGCGCTTCGGACGCGAAGGCTTCCGGATCGCACTCGTCTCCCGCACCAAACGCACCCAGGACGAGGTCGCGGCGGCCCTCGCCGCCGACGGCATCGAGGCGACGGGCTTCACCGCCGACGTCTACGACCGCACGGACATCGCCGCCGCCGTCGACGCCATCACCGCCGCGTACGGCCGGATCGACGTCGTGGAGTTCAGTCCGGGCGGCGGGACCATGGGCGAGGACATCGTGCCCATCTCGGGCGTCACGCCGGAGAACGCGCGATCGGCCTTCGACCGGTTCACGCTGTCGGCCGTGGCCCTGGTCGACGCCGTGCTGCCCGCCATGGTCGAGCGCGGCCACGGCACGATCCTGTTCACCGCCGGCCAGTCCGGCCTGCACCCGGTCCGGTTCCTGGGCAACGCGGGCATGGCCCAGGCCGCCCTCCGCAACTACTACCTCAACCTCAACGCGCTGCTCGCACCGGACGGGGTGCACGTCGGCGCGGTGAACGTCGGCATGCTGATCGAGGGCAGCGTGCCGCACCAGGTGCTCGCCGCCGACCCGTCCTTCGCGGTGGAGACCGTGCACCCGGACGTCCTCGCCGAGCACTTCTGGCAGCTCCACCACCGACGCGGCCAGGCCGAGGTGCTCGTCGGCGACCTCGGCCGGGTGGCGGCGGAATTCGGGTGACCGGGAAGCACGGACCGTCTACCGTGGACGGCGTGATACAGCAGCTGTTCTTCCTCTGAGAGGACGACGCCTCCACCGGTGCCGCGATTCGCGGTGCCGGGTTCGTCCTTTCCGCTGCATCACCTCTTCCGGAGGCATTTCCCATGACTTCGCACGCCCCTGTCCGGGCGGCGCACGTCCGCCTGTCCGACGTCCACGTCTCCTTCGGCGGCCGGCCCGTCCTCACCGGGGTCCACCTCGTCGCGGCGGCCGGCGACCGGCTCGCCGTGGTCGGCGAGAACGGCCGCGGCAAGACCACCCTGCTGCGTGTGCTCGCGGGCGGGTTGGCCGTCGACCGCGGCGAGGTGCGCCGGGCGGGCTCGGTCGGCGTGGCCGACCAGCAGCTCCCGCTCGGCCCCGACGACACCGTCGGCGCGTTGATCGACCTCGAACTGGCCGCCGTCCGCACCGCCCTGGCCCGGCTCGACGAGGCCGCGAACGGGCTCGCCGAAGGGCGTCCCGGCGCGGACGACGCGTACGCCGACGCGCTCGCCGAGGTCGAGGACCTCGACGCGTGGGACGCCGACCGGCGGGTCGAGGTGTCGTTGGCCGCGCTGGACGCGGTCGGCGACCGGAGCCGTCCGCTCGGCACGCTCTCGGTCGGGCAGCGGCACCGCGTGCGGCTGGCGTGCCTGCTCGGCGCCGGCCACCGGGTGCTGCTGCTCGACGAGCCGACCAACCACCTCGACGCGTCCGGGCTCGGCCACCTCACCGAGCGCCTGCGGGCGTACCCGGGCGTGGTCGTGCTGGTCAGCCACGACCGGGCGCTGCTCGCGGACGTGGCCACGACCGTGGTCGACCTCGACCCGTCCAGCGACGGCCGGCCACGCGTGTACGGGGGCGGCTACCACGCCTACGTCGACGCCCGCCGGGCCGAACGGGCCCGGTGGGAAGCCCTGCACGCCGACCAGGTCGCCGAGCGGCAACGGCTGGCCGACGACCTGTCCGCGGCCCGGAACCGCCTGCGGGACAACTGGCGTCCCGACAAGGGGCACGGCAAGCACCAGCGCGCGACCCGCGCGCCGGGTCTCGTCCGCGCCGTGCACCGGCGGCAGGAGGAACTCGACGCCCACGTGGTCGAGATCCCCCCGCCGCCGACCGCGTTCACGCTGCCCGAACTGCCCGGACGCCACGGCACGACCGTGCTGCGCGCCGACGGCGTGATGGTGGCGGGCCGGCTTCCCGGACCGGTCGACCTGGCGGTGGACGCCGGGGACCGGCTCGTGATCACCGGGCCGAACGGCGCGGGGAAGTCGACGCTGCTCGCGGTCCTGGCGGGCGCGTTGGCACCCACGACGGGCACGGTCTCCCACCCCCGGCAGGTCCGGATCGGACTGCTGGGCCAGGAGTCCGACCCGCCGGGTCGGCGCACGGCGGCGGACCTGCTCGACGGACACCTGTTCGGACTGCTGGACGGGTACGACGCGCACCGGCCCATGGCCGAGCTGTCCGTCGGGGCCCGACGGCGGCTGGACCTGGCGCTCGTGCTGGCGGCACGCCCGCACGTGCTGCTGCTGGACGAGCCGACCAACCACCTGTCCGTCACGCTCGTCGACGAGCTGACCGCCGCGCTCGCGTCGACACCGGCCGCTGTCGTGCTCGCCACCCACGACCGGCAGTTGCTGCGCGACACCCGGTCGTGGCCACGACTGGAACTCTGAGGACCGGCGCGTGGCTGCCCGACCCCCGGCAGCCGCGCGAGACCGGTCAGGAATCGAGAAGCGACGCACGTCGGCCCGCACCTAGCGTCTTCGACATGACCTCCATCGACACCATCACCCTCGACGTCGCCGACACCGCCGCGGCGGAACGCTTCTACGCCAAGGCTTTCGACCTGGACAGCCTTCGCTTCCGGGAGGCGCAGGAACCCACGTCCGGCTTCCGCGGGTTCACGCTGTCGCTGACCGTGGCGCAGCCGGGCACGGTCGACAGCCTCATCGGCTCCGCCGTCGAGGCGGGCGCCACGACGATCAAGCCCGCCACGAAGTCGTTCTGGGGCTACGGCGGCGTCGTCCAGGCGCCGGACGGCACGATCTGGAAGGTCGCCACGTCCGCCAAGAAGGACACCGGACCGGCCACCCGCCGGATCGACGGGATCGTCCTCCTGCTCGGGGTCGCGGACGTGCCCGCGAGCAAGCGGTTCTACGTCGAGCGGGGCCTGACCGTGGACAAGAGCTTCGGCCGCATGTACGCGCAGTTCGAGCCGGGCACCGGACCGGTGAGCCTGGGGCTGTACCGCCGGCGCGCGCTGGCCAAGGACGCGGGCGTGGCGCCGGAGGGCACGGGCTCGCACCGGCTGACGATCGGTGGCGCGACCTTCACCGACCCCGACGGCTTCGCGTGGGCCGAAGTCGCTTCATGACGGTGGCGTTACGAGAAACCGAAGCCACGACCGGACGAGGGGCGCGCGGTCCGCGTCACCGGACCGCCGGACCGCCACCTACGGCGCGTAGCCGAGCCGAATCGGCCGCACGGCCTCCCACCTGCACACATGCCGAACCGCCGGCACATCCGATCGTCTCAATAGCACCAGACCTCATCGGACCACTGTTACCACCGGTCCTGACCAGGCACTACGCGCCGTACACCCCACTCCGATTGGTTCAACCAATTGGCTGATGATCGACGCCGGTCCGCCTGCTGTGCTTGTCGCGGCCCCGGGACCGGGGCCGGCCACCCCGGCGGAAGGCGGAGTTCCGTGAAGATCGGCAAGATGTTCGGCGCGCTGCTCGCGGTGCTGTTCGCGATGACGACCCTGACCACCACGCAGGCCTCGGCCGCGACGTACCGCTGGGAGTGCCGCTACGTCCCGCCGGGCCACGTCTACTCCATGGTCCGGGCCGACCAGGGCTGTGAGCCGCTGTACTGGGTCACCCTCCCCGAGAACGGCCTGTGGTCGTGCATCGTCCCCGCCGGCTACACCTACACCGCTACGCGCGTGAACTCCAACTGCAGGCTGGGCGGCTCGACGACGCAGTACCAGCTCGCCAAGATCTGACCCACGCCCGATCCACGGCCCGGACCGGGCCGTGGATCGCCTCGGCGTCGTGCGGCAGGATCGCGGCCGTGGACGAGACTCCCCGCCAGCGGGCCGACGCGACGTCCGACGGCCGGGTGGTGCAGGCGGGCCGGGACGTCAGCTTCACCGTCGTGTACCGCTCGGGACCGCCGTCGTGGCCGGTGGTGGCCTGGGCGGTCGGACTGCCGGTCGTGGGCGCGATCGTGGTGGTGCGCGGCGGTTTCCCGGTCGACTCGGTGCTCGTGTGGGTCCTGCTCGCCGTCGCCGCGATCGTCGTCCTGGTCCGCCGACGCCCGCGCACCAGGACACGGCAGGCGTTCCTGGTCACGTCGGCGTTCAGCCAGAAGTACTGGATCGCGGGACTGGTCCAGCACATGCACGGCGTGCTCGACCGAAGCGGGGTCGACCTGGTCCTCAAGGTGCCCGACCACGACTACGACGCCGCCGCGCAGGCCCACCACCTGCGTCGGGTCGCGGCCAACCGGGACCGCTACCTCGGCGGGTTCGTGATCGCGACCGAGGTGCACCGCCTGCGCGCGGAGTTCGCCGAGTTCTGCGCGGAACTGGCGGTGCCCGTGGTGTTCACCGACATCGAGCCCTTCGCCGACGACGACCACTACCCCGACAACGCGGCCTTCGTCGGCTACGACAGCGCCGACCTGGGCGCGCGGGCCGGGCAGTGGCTTCGCGCGCACCTGCGCGACCGACCGGCGCCGATCGTGCTGATCGTGGCGTGCCGTGAACACGAAGGACGGCAGACCGGGTGCGCGGAGGTGCTGCGCGCCGGACTGCCCGACGTGTCGATCACCGTCGACGACTCGTGCGCGTTCAACCGCTCCCGCGCGTACTCGGCCCTGCTCAACCACATCCGGGTGCTCGAACGGACGCGGGACACCCTCGACGCGGTGTTCTGCACCAACGACGAGATGGCACTGGGCGTGGTCGACGCCCTCGACGCGACCGACTCGCCGCTCGTCGCGCACACCGTCGTGGTCGGCGTGGACGGCACCGCCGAGGCGCGTTCGCTCATCGACAGCCGCACAAGCCCCTTACGCGCCACGGTGGTTCAGGACTCCCATCGCCTGGCGGAAAGCGCTATGCACGT includes the following:
- a CDS encoding DinB family protein, giving the protein MPHSDPVSVDAVVDSALKIQFEAFVDQHRAALRDSLDGLTEKQARRSLVASRTTLLGLVKHAAFVERVWFDEAVTGRSRAEIGIPATVDESFELTEDDTIASVRAAHEAACAASRRATEALDLDSVLPGNRRGPLPLRWVYLHVLRELAQHCGHADILREQILDGPGGATGTMTR
- a CDS encoding TetR/AcrR family transcriptional regulator: MSPLRKDARRNRELLVEAARRLFAGRGLGVPLEEIARAAGVSIGTLYNRFPQRADLVDAVFADRVETVERIAEHALTMPDPWEGFVHFLERICELQAADRGFNDLASRRPPGDGLELMTRIVDRAKDSGALRADFTLGDVAFLTWSTARTVEVVGAVRPDLWRRHLGIMLDGLRASAAHPLAEPPISPEHLGQAMAGEC
- a CDS encoding SDR family NAD(P)-dependent oxidoreductase — its product is MTSTSAGNTLAIFGAGPVTGLSLARRFGREGFRIALVSRTKRTQDEVAAALAADGIEATGFTADVYDRTDIAAAVDAITAAYGRIDVVEFSPGGGTMGEDIVPISGVTPENARSAFDRFTLSAVALVDAVLPAMVERGHGTILFTAGQSGLHPVRFLGNAGMAQAALRNYYLNLNALLAPDGVHVGAVNVGMLIEGSVPHQVLAADPSFAVETVHPDVLAEHFWQLHHRRGQAEVLVGDLGRVAAEFG
- a CDS encoding ABC-F family ATP-binding cassette domain-containing protein, giving the protein MTSHAPVRAAHVRLSDVHVSFGGRPVLTGVHLVAAAGDRLAVVGENGRGKTTLLRVLAGGLAVDRGEVRRAGSVGVADQQLPLGPDDTVGALIDLELAAVRTALARLDEAANGLAEGRPGADDAYADALAEVEDLDAWDADRRVEVSLAALDAVGDRSRPLGTLSVGQRHRVRLACLLGAGHRVLLLDEPTNHLDASGLGHLTERLRAYPGVVVLVSHDRALLADVATTVVDLDPSSDGRPRVYGGGYHAYVDARRAERARWEALHADQVAERQRLADDLSAARNRLRDNWRPDKGHGKHQRATRAPGLVRAVHRRQEELDAHVVEIPPPPTAFTLPELPGRHGTTVLRADGVMVAGRLPGPVDLAVDAGDRLVITGPNGAGKSTLLAVLAGALAPTTGTVSHPRQVRIGLLGQESDPPGRRTAADLLDGHLFGLLDGYDAHRPMAELSVGARRRLDLALVLAARPHVLLLDEPTNHLSVTLVDELTAALASTPAAVVLATHDRQLLRDTRSWPRLEL
- a CDS encoding glyoxalase, which codes for MTSIDTITLDVADTAAAERFYAKAFDLDSLRFREAQEPTSGFRGFTLSLTVAQPGTVDSLIGSAVEAGATTIKPATKSFWGYGGVVQAPDGTIWKVATSAKKDTGPATRRIDGIVLLLGVADVPASKRFYVERGLTVDKSFGRMYAQFEPGTGPVSLGLYRRRALAKDAGVAPEGTGSHRLTIGGATFTDPDGFAWAEVAS
- a CDS encoding sugar ABC transporter substrate-binding protein yields the protein MDETPRQRADATSDGRVVQAGRDVSFTVVYRSGPPSWPVVAWAVGLPVVGAIVVVRGGFPVDSVLVWVLLAVAAIVVLVRRRPRTRTRQAFLVTSAFSQKYWIAGLVQHMHGVLDRSGVDLVLKVPDHDYDAAAQAHHLRRVAANRDRYLGGFVIATEVHRLRAEFAEFCAELAVPVVFTDIEPFADDDHYPDNAAFVGYDSADLGARAGQWLRAHLRDRPAPIVLIVACREHEGRQTGCAEVLRAGLPDVSITVDDSCAFNRSRAYSALLNHIRVLERTRDTLDAVFCTNDEMALGVVDALDATDSPLVAHTVVVGVDGTAEARSLIDSRTSPLRATVVQDSHRLAESAMHVLERMHARRPTPKRTILTPEIHQAT